CATCCCTTCGATTGCGGGATCTGCAATTATGTTGCAAAAATGCCATGGCTGGCGCGCGCAGCCGTCGAACGCCGCGCGCTTCCGCCTTGCTCGAAGCGCTACTCGTTCTTGAAGATTTCGCCGGCCTTCATGACGAACTGCACGTTTTCAAGCAGCGCGACATCTGCAAGCGGGTTGCCATTCACCGCGATGATATCGGCCGATGCGCCCGCCGCGATCACTCCGAGTGTACCCTTCTGCCCGAGGGCGTCCGCGGAATTGAGAGTCGCCGCGCGCAGCGCCTCCGCGCTCGTCATGCCGAACTGAACCATCCGCGACAATTGCCGGGCGTTCTGCCCGTGCGGGTAAACGCCGGCATCGGTGCCGAACGACATCTTCGCGCCAGCCCGGTGCGCCTTGCGGAAATTGTCGCGCTGCGTCTGACCGACCACGCGCTCCTTCTCGAGGCTCTCGGGCAGTATTCCCGCTGCTTCGCCTTCGCCGAGAATGAATTCGGTGACGTAGATATCCATATTGAGATAGGCCCCGCTCTCACGCGCGAGCCGGATGCCTTCGTCGTCGATGAAGCTGGCATGCTCGATCGTGTCGACCCCGGCCTTGAGCGCGTTGACGATACCTTCAGCGCCGTGCGCATGGCTCGCTACCCTCAATCCATGGCTGTGCGCCTCCTCGACCAGCGCGGTCAGCTCCTCGACGGTGTATTGCGGAGCGCCGACCTTGGTGCCCTTCGACAGGACCCC
The Erythrobacter sp. JK5 DNA segment above includes these coding regions:
- a CDS encoding amidohydrolase family protein, giving the protein MKLRTIALAAAVLVAPAAVLADTMILTADAMVDVERGRLVADPVVTIEDGVIVSVTTGAAPQVDGADYVDLAGKTILPGLIDMHVHLTSDSDVHGYRRLAISDERAVITGVVNAERTLMAGFTTVRNVGAGSFGDVDLRDAIAEGDIVGPRMFVSGPPIGITGGHCSDNNLLPPEYEASGENVADGPWAARAAVRKNRKFGVDLIKTCSTGGVLSKGTKVGAPQYTVEELTALVEEAHSHGLRVASHAHGAEGIVNALKAGVDTIEHASFIDDEGIRLARESGAYLNMDIYVTEFILGEGEAAGILPESLEKERVVGQTQRDNFRKAHRAGAKMSFGTDAGVYPHGQNARQLSRMVQFGMTSAEALRAATLNSADALGQKGTLGVIAAGASADIIAVNGNPLADVALLENVQFVMKAGEIFKNE